A window from Mixophyes fleayi isolate aMixFle1 chromosome 12, aMixFle1.hap1, whole genome shotgun sequence encodes these proteins:
- the TMX1 gene encoding thioredoxin-related transmembrane protein 1, with protein MGVTLPKSGASPPSSHSQAVSSVFLLFSSAVSEADPSLSARPVMAPPAVRCLLLLLLCLPAVLAKRGDVVEITDSNWKDILEGEWMIKFYAPWCPACQKLQPEWEEFAEWGEDLDVNIAKVDVTAQPGLSGRFVITALPTIYHCKDGIFRKYQGSRTHKEFISFINEKEWEALEPMSSWFSPDSLLMSSMSALFQLSMWIRYCHNYFVEDIGIPVWGSYIIFGLLTLLVGLVLGLILVFVADYICPTKRQRPQGFMYPKNLTPEAAKLLKQMEEEREKEEGSDDDDETPDEDVPKGSVRRRSVKS; from the exons ATGGGTGTGACGTTGCCTAAAAGCGGTGCGtcccctccctccagccacaGCCAGGCTGTTTCTTCCGTCTTCCTTCTCTTTTCCTCCGCAGTCTCCGAAGCGGACCCGTCCCTCAGTGCCCGGCCTGTCATGGCGCCGCCCGCAGTccgctgcctcctcctcctcctgctctgcCTCCCGGCAGTGCTGGCCAAGCGGGGGGACGTGGTGGAGATCACCGACAGCAACTGGAAAGACATCCTGGAGGGGGAATGGATGATCAAATT CTACGCGCCCTGGTGCCCGGCCTGTCAGAAGCTGCAGCCCGAGTGGGAGGAGTTTGCAGAATGGGGAGAAGACCTGGATGTGAACATCGCCAAAGTGGATGTCACCGCGCAGCCAG GTCTAAGTGGTCGTTTTGTTATTACGGCATTACCCACaatatacca CTGTAAAGACGGGATTTTCCGCAAGTACCAGGGATCGAGGACCCACAAGGAGTTCATCAGCTTTATCAATGAGAAGGAGTGGGAGGCGCTGGAACCCATGTCTTCTTGGTTCAGCCCGGACTCCCTGCT CATGAGCAGTATGTCGGCCTTGTTCCAGCTGTCCATGTGGATTCGG TACTGTCACAATTATTTTGTGGAGGACATCGGTATACCCGTCTGGGGGTCCTATATCATATTTGGATTGCTGACGCTACTCGTGGGTCTTGTTTTGGGGCTG ATACTGGTGTTTGTGGCAGATTACATTTGTCCGACGAAGCGTCAGCGGCCGCAGGGATTCATGTACCCCA AAAATCTAACACCTGAAGCAGCCAAATTATTAAAACAGATGGAGGAAGAGCGGGAGAAAGAGGAAGGTTCGGACGATGATGACGAAACACCAGATGAGGACGTTCCGAAGGGCAGTGTCCGCAGACGTTCTGTGAAATCCTAA